Proteins encoded within one genomic window of Microcebus murinus isolate Inina chromosome 8, M.murinus_Inina_mat1.0, whole genome shotgun sequence:
- the PNKD gene encoding putative thioesterase PNKD isoform X3, with protein sequence MAAVVAATALKGRGARNARVLRGILSGATANKASHNRTRALQSHSSPECKEEPEPLSPELEYLPRKRGKNPMKAVGLAWAIGFPCGILLFILTKREVDKDRLKQMKARQNMRASNTGEYESQRFRVSSQHARSPEAGPGVQA encoded by the exons ATGGCGGCGGTGGTAGCTGCTACGGCGCTGAAGGGCCGGGGGGCGAGAAATGCCCGCGTCCTACGGG GGATTCTCTCAGGAGCTACGGCTAACAAGGCTTCCCACAACCGGACCCGGGCACTGCAGAGCCACAGCTCCCCAGAGTGCAAGGAGGAACCTGAGCCCCTATCGCCTGAGCTGGAATACCTTCCCAGAAAGAGGGGCAAGAATCCCATGAAAGCAGTGGGACTAGCCTG GGCCATCGGCTTCCCCTGTGGTatcctcctcttcatcctcacCAAGCGGGAAGTGGACAAGGACCGTTTGAAGCAGATGAAGGCTCGGCAGAACATGCGGGCGTCCAACACGGGCGAGTATGAGAGCCAGAGGTTCAGGGTCTCCTCCCAACATGCCCGGTCCCCTGAAGCTGGGCCCGGGGTGCAGGCCTGA
- the ARPC2 gene encoding actin-related protein 2/3 complex subunit 2, producing the protein MILLEVNNRIIEETLALKFENAAAGNKPEAVEVTFADFDGVLYHISNPNGDKTKVMVSISLKFYKELQAHGADELLKRVYGSFLVNPESGYNVSLLYDLENLPASKDSIVHQAGMLKRNCFASVFEKYFQFQEEGKEGENRAVIHYRDDETMYVESKKDRVTVVFSTVFKDDDDVVIGKVFMQEFKEGRRASHTAPQVLFSHREPPLELKDTDAAVGDNIGYITFVLFPRHTNASARDNTINLIHTFRDYLHYHIKCSKAYIHTRMRAKTSDFLKVLNRARPDAEKKEMKTITGKTFSSR; encoded by the exons aaacAAACCAGAAGCAGTAGAAGTAACATTTGCAG ATTTTGATGGGGTCCTCTATCATATTTCAAATCCTAATGGAGACAAGACTAAAGTGATGGTCagtatttctttgaaattctaCAAGGAACTTCAGGCACATGGTGCTGATGAG ttaTTAAAGAGGGTTTACGGGAGTTTCTTGGTAAATCCAGAATCAG GATACAATGTCTCTTTGCTATACGACCTTGAAAATCTGCCTGCATCCAAGGATTCCATTGTACATCAGGCTGGCATGTTGAAGCGAAATTGTTTTGCCTCTGTCTTTGAGAAATATTTCCAATTCCAAGAGGAAGGCAAGGAAGGAGAGAACAGGGCAGTTATCCATTATAGGGATGATGAGACCAT GTATGTTGAGTCCAAAAAGGACAGAGTCACGGTAGTCTTCAGCACAGTGTTTAAGGATGACGACGATGTGGTCATTGGAAAGGTGTTTATGCAG GAGTTCAAAGAAGGACGCAGAGCCAGCCACACAGCCCCACAGGTCCTTTTTAGCCACAGGGAACCTCCTCTGGAGCTGAAAGACACAGATGCCGCCGTGGGTGACAACATTGGCTACATCACCTTTG TGCTGTTCCCTCGCCACACCAATGCCAGTGCTAGAGACAACACCATCAACCTGATCCACACGTTCCGGGACTACCTGCACTACCACATCAAGTGCTCTAAG GCCTATATTCACACACGTATGCGGGCAAAAACATCTGACTTCCTCAAGGTGCTTAACCGTGCACGTCCAGATGccgagaaaaaagaaatgaaaacaatcac GGGGAAGACGTTTTCATCCCGCTAA
- the AAMP gene encoding angio-associated migratory cell protein isoform X3 — MESESESGAAADTPPLETLSFHGDEEIIEVVELDPGPPDPASVFCVSLDPKTNTLAVTGGEDDKAFVWRLSDGELLFECAGHKDSVTCAGFSHDSTLVATGDMSGLLKVWQVDTKEEVWSFEAGDLEWMEWHPRAPVLLAGTADGNTWMWKVPNGDCKTFQGPNCPATCGRVLPDGKRAVVGYEDGTIRIWDLKQGNPIHVLKGTEGHQGPLTCVATNQDGSLILTGSVDCQAKLVSATTGKVVGVFRPETVASQPNLGEGEESESNSVESLGFCSVMPLAAVGYLDGTLAIYDLSTQTLRHQCQHQSGIVQLLWEAGTAVVYTCSLDGIVRLWDARTGRLLTDYRGHTAEILDFALSKDASLVVTTSGDHKAKVFCVQRPDR; from the exons ATGGAGTCCGAATCGGAAAGCGGGGCTGCCGCTGACACCCCCCCACTGGAGACCCTAAGCTTCCATGGTGATGAAGAGATTATCGAGGTGGTAGAACTGGATCCCGGTCCACCGGACCCGG CATCTGTGTTTTGTGTGAGCCTGGATCCCAAGACCAACACCTTGGCGGTGACAGGGGGTGAAGACGACAAAGCCTTTGTGTGGAGGCTCAGCGATGGGGAGCTGCTCTTTGAGTGTGCAG GCCATAAAGATTCTGTGACTTGTGCTGGTTTCAGCCATGACTCTACCCTAGTGGCCACGGGGGACATGAGTGGCCTCTTGAAAGTGTGGCAGGTAGACACCAAGGAGGAGGTCTGGTCCTTTGAAGCAGGAGACCTGGAG TGGATGGAGTGGCACCCTCGGGCACCTGTCCTACTGGCGGGCACGGCTGATGGCAACACCTGGATGTGGAAAGTTCCGAATGGTGACTGCAAGACCTTCCAGGGCCCCAACTGCCCAGCCACCTGTGGCCGAGTCCTCCCGGATG GGAAGAGAGCTGTGGTCGGCTATGAAGATGGCACTATCAGGATTTGGGACCTGAAGCAGGGGAACCCCATCCACGTACTGAAAG GGACTGAGGGTCACCAGGGCCCTCTCACCTGCGTTGCCACCAATCAGGATGGCAGCCTGATCCTGACTGGCTCTGTGGACTGCCAGGCCAAGCTGGTCAGTGCCACCACTGGCAAG GTGGTGGGCGTTTTCAGACCCGAGACGGTGGCCTCCCAGCCCAAcctgggagaaggggaggagagtgAGTCCAACTCGGTGGAGTCGTTGGGCTtctgcagtgt GATGCCTCTGGCAGCTGTTGGTTACCTAGATGGGACCTTGGCCATATATGACCTGTCTACGCAGACCCTTAGGCATCAGTGTCAGCACCAG TCGGGCATCGTGCAGCTGCTGTGGGAGGCAGGCACCGCCGTGGTTTACACCTGCAGCCTGGATGGCATCGTGCGCCTCTGGGACGCCCGGACCGGCCGCCTGCTCACTGACTACCGGGGCCATACAGCCGAGATCCTGGACTTCGCCCTCAGCAA AGATGCCTCCCTGGTGGTGACCACGTCAGGAGACCATAAAGCGAAAGTATTTTGTGTCCAGAGACCTGACCGTTAA
- the AAMP gene encoding angio-associated migratory cell protein isoform X2, with protein sequence MESESESGAAADTPPLETLSFHGDEEIIEVVELDPGPPDPDDLAQEMEDVDFEEEEEEEEGNEEGWVLEPQEGVVGSMEGPDDSEVTFALHSASVFCVSLDPKTNTLAVTGGEDDKAFVWRLSDGELLFECAGHKDSVTCAGFSHDSTLVATGDMSGLLKVWQVDTKEEVWSFEAGDLEWMEWHPRAPVLLAGTADGNTWMWKVPNGDCKTFQGPNCPATCGRVLPDGKRAVVGYEDGTIRIWDLKQGNPIHVLKGTEGHQGPLTCVATNQDGSLILTGSVDCQAKLVSATTGKVVGVFRPETVASQPNLGEGEESESNSVESLGFCSVMPLAAVGYLDGTLAIYDLSTQTLRHQCQHQSGIVQLLWEAGTAVVYTCSLDGIVRLWDARTGRLLTDYRGHTAEILDFALSKDASLVVTTSGDHKAKVFCVQRPDR encoded by the exons ATGGAGTCCGAATCGGAAAGCGGGGCTGCCGCTGACACCCCCCCACTGGAGACCCTAAGCTTCCATGGTGATGAAGAGATTATCGAGGTGGTAGAACTGGATCCCGGTCCACCGGACCCGG ATGATCTGGCCCAGGAGATGGAAGATGTGGActttgaggaagaggaagaagaggaagagggcaaCGAGGAGGGCTGGGTTCTGGAACCCCAGGAAGGGGTGGTTGGGAGCATGGAGGGCCCCGATGATAGCGAGGTCACCTTTGCATTGCACTCAG CATCTGTGTTTTGTGTGAGCCTGGATCCCAAGACCAACACCTTGGCGGTGACAGGGGGTGAAGACGACAAAGCCTTTGTGTGGAGGCTCAGCGATGGGGAGCTGCTCTTTGAGTGTGCAG GCCATAAAGATTCTGTGACTTGTGCTGGTTTCAGCCATGACTCTACCCTAGTGGCCACGGGGGACATGAGTGGCCTCTTGAAAGTGTGGCAGGTAGACACCAAGGAGGAGGTCTGGTCCTTTGAAGCAGGAGACCTGGAG TGGATGGAGTGGCACCCTCGGGCACCTGTCCTACTGGCGGGCACGGCTGATGGCAACACCTGGATGTGGAAAGTTCCGAATGGTGACTGCAAGACCTTCCAGGGCCCCAACTGCCCAGCCACCTGTGGCCGAGTCCTCCCGGATG GGAAGAGAGCTGTGGTCGGCTATGAAGATGGCACTATCAGGATTTGGGACCTGAAGCAGGGGAACCCCATCCACGTACTGAAAG GGACTGAGGGTCACCAGGGCCCTCTCACCTGCGTTGCCACCAATCAGGATGGCAGCCTGATCCTGACTGGCTCTGTGGACTGCCAGGCCAAGCTGGTCAGTGCCACCACTGGCAAG GTGGTGGGCGTTTTCAGACCCGAGACGGTGGCCTCCCAGCCCAAcctgggagaaggggaggagagtgAGTCCAACTCGGTGGAGTCGTTGGGCTtctgcagtgt GATGCCTCTGGCAGCTGTTGGTTACCTAGATGGGACCTTGGCCATATATGACCTGTCTACGCAGACCCTTAGGCATCAGTGTCAGCACCAG TCGGGCATCGTGCAGCTGCTGTGGGAGGCAGGCACCGCCGTGGTTTACACCTGCAGCCTGGATGGCATCGTGCGCCTCTGGGACGCCCGGACCGGCCGCCTGCTCACTGACTACCGGGGCCATACAGCCGAGATCCTGGACTTCGCCCTCAGCAA AGATGCCTCCCTGGTGGTGACCACGTCAGGAGACCATAAAGCGAAAGTATTTTGTGTCCAGAGACCTGACCGTTAA
- the GPBAR1 gene encoding G-protein coupled bile acid receptor 1 — protein sequence MTANSTEEWPNPVSKGALGLSLALASLIVAANLLLALGIACDHRLRSPPAGCFFLSLLLAGLLTGLALPMLPALWSQSRRGYWSCLFLYLAPNFSFLSLLANLLLVHGERYMAVLWPLRPPGSTRLALLLTWASPLSFASLPALGWNHWTPGTNCSSQAVFPAPYLYLETYGLLLPAVGAAALLSACVLVAAHRQLQDIRRLERAVNRDVPSALARALTWRQARAQAGATLLFVLCWGPYVATLLLSVLAYEQRPPLGPGTLLSLLSLGSASAAAVPVAMGLGDQRYTAPWRVAARRCLQRLQGRASQGRPGPNTAYHTSSVDLDLN from the coding sequence ATGACAGCCAACAGCACTGAGGAATGGCCCAACCCTGTTTCCAAGGGGGCTCTGGGGCTCTCCCTAGCCCTGGCAAGCCTCATCGTTGCTGCCAACCTGCTCCTGGCCCTGGGCATCGCCTGTGACCACCGTCTGCGCAGCCCACCTGCTGGCTGCTTCTTCCTGAGCCTGCTGCTGGCTGGGCTGCTCACAGGGCTGGCGCTGCCCATGCTGCCAGCACTGTGGAGCCAGAGCCGCCGGGGTTACTGGTCCTGCCTCTTCCTCTACTTGGCTCCcaacttttccttcctctccctgctcgCCAACCTTCTGCTGGTACACGGGGAGCGCTACATGGCAGTGCTGTGGCCACTCCGGCCCCCTGGGAGCACACGGCTGGCCCTGCTCCTCACCTGGGCCAGCCCCCTGTCCTTTGCCAGCCTGCCTGCTCTAGGGTGGAACCACTGGACGCCTGGCACCAACTGCAGCTCCCAGGCTGTCTTCCCAGCCCCCTACCTCTACCTGGAAACCTATGGGCTCCTGCTGCCCGCCGTGGGTGCTGctgccctcctctctgcctgcGTGCTGGTCGCCGCCCACCGCCAGCTGCAGGACATCCGCCGGCTGGAGCGGGCAGTGAACCGTGACGTGCCTTCAGCCCTGGCCCGGGCCCTCACCTGGAGGCAGGCAAGGGCACAGGCAGGAGCCACGCTGCTCTTCGTGCTGTGCTGGGGGCCCTACGTGGCTACCCTGCTCCTCTCGGTCCTGGCCTACGAGCAACGCCCACCGCTGGGGCCTGGAACGCTGTTGTCCCTCCTCTCACTGGGCAGTGCCAGTGCAGCAGCCGTGCCTGTGGCCATGGGGCTGGGTGATCAGCGCTACACAGCCCCCTGGAGGGTGGCTGCACGAAGGTGCCTGCAGAGGCTACAGGGAAGGGCCTCCCAGGGCAGGCCGGGCCCCAACACTGCCTACCACACCAGCAGTGTCGACCTGGACTTGAACTAG
- the AAMP gene encoding angio-associated migratory cell protein isoform X1: MESESESGAAADTPPLETLSFHGDEEIIEVVELDPGPPDPADDLAQEMEDVDFEEEEEEEEGNEEGWVLEPQEGVVGSMEGPDDSEVTFALHSASVFCVSLDPKTNTLAVTGGEDDKAFVWRLSDGELLFECAGHKDSVTCAGFSHDSTLVATGDMSGLLKVWQVDTKEEVWSFEAGDLEWMEWHPRAPVLLAGTADGNTWMWKVPNGDCKTFQGPNCPATCGRVLPDGKRAVVGYEDGTIRIWDLKQGNPIHVLKGTEGHQGPLTCVATNQDGSLILTGSVDCQAKLVSATTGKVVGVFRPETVASQPNLGEGEESESNSVESLGFCSVMPLAAVGYLDGTLAIYDLSTQTLRHQCQHQSGIVQLLWEAGTAVVYTCSLDGIVRLWDARTGRLLTDYRGHTAEILDFALSKDASLVVTTSGDHKAKVFCVQRPDR, translated from the exons ATGGAGTCCGAATCGGAAAGCGGGGCTGCCGCTGACACCCCCCCACTGGAGACCCTAAGCTTCCATGGTGATGAAGAGATTATCGAGGTGGTAGAACTGGATCCCGGTCCACCGGACCCGG CAGATGATCTGGCCCAGGAGATGGAAGATGTGGActttgaggaagaggaagaagaggaagagggcaaCGAGGAGGGCTGGGTTCTGGAACCCCAGGAAGGGGTGGTTGGGAGCATGGAGGGCCCCGATGATAGCGAGGTCACCTTTGCATTGCACTCAG CATCTGTGTTTTGTGTGAGCCTGGATCCCAAGACCAACACCTTGGCGGTGACAGGGGGTGAAGACGACAAAGCCTTTGTGTGGAGGCTCAGCGATGGGGAGCTGCTCTTTGAGTGTGCAG GCCATAAAGATTCTGTGACTTGTGCTGGTTTCAGCCATGACTCTACCCTAGTGGCCACGGGGGACATGAGTGGCCTCTTGAAAGTGTGGCAGGTAGACACCAAGGAGGAGGTCTGGTCCTTTGAAGCAGGAGACCTGGAG TGGATGGAGTGGCACCCTCGGGCACCTGTCCTACTGGCGGGCACGGCTGATGGCAACACCTGGATGTGGAAAGTTCCGAATGGTGACTGCAAGACCTTCCAGGGCCCCAACTGCCCAGCCACCTGTGGCCGAGTCCTCCCGGATG GGAAGAGAGCTGTGGTCGGCTATGAAGATGGCACTATCAGGATTTGGGACCTGAAGCAGGGGAACCCCATCCACGTACTGAAAG GGACTGAGGGTCACCAGGGCCCTCTCACCTGCGTTGCCACCAATCAGGATGGCAGCCTGATCCTGACTGGCTCTGTGGACTGCCAGGCCAAGCTGGTCAGTGCCACCACTGGCAAG GTGGTGGGCGTTTTCAGACCCGAGACGGTGGCCTCCCAGCCCAAcctgggagaaggggaggagagtgAGTCCAACTCGGTGGAGTCGTTGGGCTtctgcagtgt GATGCCTCTGGCAGCTGTTGGTTACCTAGATGGGACCTTGGCCATATATGACCTGTCTACGCAGACCCTTAGGCATCAGTGTCAGCACCAG TCGGGCATCGTGCAGCTGCTGTGGGAGGCAGGCACCGCCGTGGTTTACACCTGCAGCCTGGATGGCATCGTGCGCCTCTGGGACGCCCGGACCGGCCGCCTGCTCACTGACTACCGGGGCCATACAGCCGAGATCCTGGACTTCGCCCTCAGCAA AGATGCCTCCCTGGTGGTGACCACGTCAGGAGACCATAAAGCGAAAGTATTTTGTGTCCAGAGACCTGACCGTTAA